The sequence below is a genomic window from Canis aureus isolate CA01 chromosome 11, VMU_Caureus_v.1.0, whole genome shotgun sequence.
TTACCCTGCATCGCTGTATGGTGCCCAGGTTAGTGCAACACAATAAAGAGGTGTCTATGCAAATGATcacataatataattttaaatttctacccAGATTTTGATTTCATCAAACATCTACCCAGGATCTGATTACATTTGGATGAAGTATATTATAGTGGCATAGAATCTATGGATAGTGTAGGAAGGCTCAGGATTGGAGGACAGGTATGGTAGTTTTAAGCATTCTTGATTATGAGGCTCAAATGTCTAAAATCTAGGAAGGAGGTCGTGACTGATGGATTCCCCTGTTGTTCTCAGATCTCTGTACGGAAGGTCAGGGTAGTCCCTGCCATCTTCTTCTGGTAGTCCTTGTCAAATTCTTCATTCTGGGCCACAGTGAAATGGTTCTTCCAgtccccaggcatccctaaaacaaGGCAAAGTCTCAGGAGTTGCCAGAAGAGTACAGGGAGGAGGGAGCACGCATCCTTGGAGCCAGCACAAgaatgggggggaaaaaaggaagtttgCCTCTGAAAAATTATGCAGTAGTGTCATTGAAAGGAATGAATAATGGGGCATGAGACATTACTGAAAAATCTAAGCAGATCATGGGTACTACAGAGTCCAAGCTGGCATTTGAGAATATAAATCTTACCTTTCCTCATAAAAGGGGAAATAGATTGGTCCATGAGGTTGGTAGGCAAAGTGGTATAGTTGGCCATCGGATTTTGCTTCATTATATCAAAGGAGGTGTGATAGATGattttattcagaatttcttCTGGCATTTCTTTCTCCAGGAACTTCAAAATCTTCTGAATTTCCCGCCTTGGATCCTGTATGCAGATCAGTTATACAAAGcaaataattttggattttcaGGATATTCTGTTTGGACCAATAGTATTTGAGAGGAATGAATTAAGGAATCAGTTCAAATATATTCAACAACTATCCCTCAGGTGATGACTATGTGCAAGGCACTATACCATCCCAGGTGCTGCCATGACACAAAGTTGAAAGCCATTCCTTCCCTTAGGAGGCTCACCCTGCAACAGGGAGATGGATATAAGCATAACTAACAGCAAAACGTGTTGCTTGCACACAGAGAGTGCCATGAGATTTGTTGAAAAGaacaattgtaaaaaaaaaaaaaagaagaagaaagaaaagaacaatgatGACTCCTGGTAGAGATCAGGAAAAGTTGTATAAAGGACGGAAAAATGTTGCTGGTGAAGTACGGTATGACACTCTCGTATTTGAGCTATAAAAGATGGCAAAAGAGCCTGTGAGTTTGGTAGGAGGCTAGTAAGGGGATGAATACAAAGATCTTAAGTTGACccagaaatacaaattcttatGCACTGGTTCTTTCTGTTGAAAGAGTTGCAGAAAAGGagctatagctttttttttttctttttcctttttccttttctttttttttttttttaagatttatttactcatttgagagagagagagcagggggaaggacagagggggagaatcctcaagcagtcGACTGAGTGTGGAActagacatggggctcaattccatgacccatgagattatgacctgagctgaaaccaaaagttgaacactcaacccactgagccacccacgtgccccaaggAGTTACACTTTTGATTAGATTCCTCGGCATTGGCATCATAAGTAGTTTATAATTATAGGACACTATTTGCTGGGGTTATGAGAGTGAATTTGTCATGCTTCTCATCCAATGACTTGAAAAGGAGAAATcggtcagcccaggtggctcagtggtttagcgctgcctacagctcggggtatgatcctggagacccgggatccagtgccatgtcgggctccctgcatagagcctgcttttccccctgcctgtgtccctgcctctctctctctctctctctctctctgtgtctctcatgaataagtaaataaaatcttaaaaaagaaaagaaaaggagaaatctgTCCTCTGTCCCAATATGCGGGACCAATCCTGCCAACATTTATATGCATTAAACTTCATTTGTGATGTGGGTCTGGGGTGTGGAATGGGGAGAAGGAAACTCTCCCTGAGTATTCTCCGAACACAACTAGGCACTTTGCAAATGTGATCTCATAAATCCTTATAGTATTTTGTGAGATACAAAATGAGATGatacccatttcacaggtgaagaCATGTGGTTCATGAGTGTCAGGATTCATTAGACTATAAAGGCATGTGACATTTCCTGAGGAAGAAGGATCTTCTGGAAGTTGTGAACTGAAGCAAAGAAGATTGAGAAGAGCAGAAAAGTAGTTAGAACTTTTGAGTATAAAACTGAGTTGGGAAGAGTGTCATGGAGAGAAAGGACTTGCACTGAAGGTTCTTCTATGGGCAAGTCCACACATCAGGGTCCCATATGTGGTTTGCTTCACTGGAGAACATAGTGGGTCTAATGGAGAATGTGCTGCACTTCACCTCCTTTATGTCCTCATAGAAGAGGTAGAGAATAGGATGCTGGTCTTTCGCATTCCACCATCCCTTCACATGGTCATACCAGGAACCCCACAGCACTGGAGGGAACAAGGAGAAAGGGGGAATCAATATCAACTTGAAACTTACAAAATGAGCATGGATATCTCAAGTAAAAGGGACAAAGAAGACACAGACCCTGGCCAGAAGTCCTATTTGCAGAAGACAAGGACTTTTTAATATTTAGGGAGATGATAAAAAGTATCCTGGATTCCTTGGTTTATATTTCTGCCCTTGAATGTACTACCACATGAGATAGTGTGTAGTGGCCAGGGCTCATGAGGTTTCTTTCCCCGGTATCACTGCATTGTGTCTAGGTTAGTGTTATGCAATACTATCTCCTTGTGGGCtgattttcattcttaaaaatctataattaCCAGATATTTGGACATCTTTACTCTCTATAATGGTGACCAGGAAGAAGAGAGGTGCACTGGGTATTTTTTGTTGGCCCTTCACCTTCTTCCACCCCATGAGGTTGACCTCTAGGGACTATGTCCacgggctcttttttttttttttttttttttttaattggagttcaatttgccaacatatagcataatacccagtgctcatcctgccaagtgcccccctcagtgcctgtcaatGGGCTCTTTTGTGCTCAGGCTTCCACCTGGGATTTGCCAGTAGAAGGCACTGAGAGGCTTTTGGAGGCAGGAGTGAGAAGGGTGTGTTTATATCCCTGATGCCCTTCCTATTGGCTCACTAGGGGAGAGTGGTGGACTCTCCCCTATTGAAGGCCTCAGCTACTGTTAAGGGACTCTGTCCTTTCTCAGGACGCAATGGCTCCCTGTTGGTGCTCACCACAGAATGCTGCACTGTCACTTGTTCATTTCCTTAAACTCTGCCCATAGCTTTCTAAAGAGTCTCTTAGCTAAATTCTCCCCAAATGATCCAGTTTGAATGTGCCATCCACATCCTCCCATGACCTTGATGACCATGATCATTCAACAAAAACCTTTCCTTTCTGATGTCAGTGGTGAACAAGGAaatgtgaagaataaatgaggaaacatGAACCCATAATTTCCTTTTACTCACATTTTCCAGCTTTGAATGCCTCAATATACTCCTCCCATGTACCAGGGTGAGGTACCAGTTTACACATTCTTGAGAAATGGTAGTAGGATACCAGACAGTCCTTTGCATTTCTAGCCACATAGATAATCTGAAATCAGCCAGCAAGGGAATTGAGACAGACagaaaacaagacagagaaaTACTTTTGCTCAGTGCACAGGACCGCGTTATTAGAAGAATCTTAGATTATCCCATATGAGTAACTGAACATGCATGCATTTTCTATGAGCAGGAGGATCACATCTTTCAGCTTGCTTAGCCAGAGTTCCACTGTATATGTATGGTCTGAGATAATGATTAGGAGCATGCCCCACCCCCCTCAAAAGTATCCTGGTTTGCATGATAAATACTATAGTCCCCTTAACACTGATATTCCTAGAGGCTAAGGAGGCCAACTGTGGTATTTTCCAGTGTATGAAGGATAGGTCCTTCTTGGCTTGCATTAAGCAAGGAGTCTAGCTAGGTTATTGCATGGGGGAGCTAAAGTTTAGTCTCCTAGCTGACTAGTCTAGTCTTCTCTACATACAATGAGCTGCAGCCTTACAGATGAATGATTGCTCCTACTTTTCATTTGTGGCAAGATTGTAGGATTTTTGAGGGCAGTGCTAAGTCTCTCTTTGGAGCTGCTTGTGACGATTCTTCTCATTGGAAAATCAGGGAGGTGGTCTGGCTGGGGAGAGCTGACCCCTTGGCTTCTTGTCCTGCAGTTCCCTTTCTCCCATTCACTGCCCAGACTTCCATGCCCACCTGTGCTGCTATGTGCATTCTCAGCAgagctggggaggaagggcaCATAAAGGGTTTCTCAAGCATTTTCCTAAGTCTCACTACTGAACAGAATTTCTGTGTCCAACAGAACCACTCACCCAGTAACATTTTCCTCTCAGGCAATCAACCCAGGCTCTGGCTTTTCTGACTGCCTTTCCACAGACTGCTGCCTTGGAGCAGGAACTGGgactgtttctctgcctctttttctattgttcaatttttctctgatatttatgAGAGCATATAGGGAACCAAAAAATGTGACACAGTTGCACCATCTTGTCataatgtaaatgtatttcttaatgCTTGTGTTGGTTATTGGCTTTTTGTAAGGCTGAGTAATTGTGAAGGGGCAGTCTGGCTAGACAGGGAACATATTCAGTGTGCTCGTGGTGGGAGTGAGATGACCCAGGGTGACCTAACGTCCAATACACCTTCTGCTGATCCATCTGTGTGAGTCCTCTGTGGCAGCTGTAACAAATTCCTACAGgtgtagtggcttaaaaaacaataagaaatttATTCTCCTATGGTTCTGGGATTTCACTAGATTTCATTAGGCTCAGGTCAAGCTGTTGGCAGGGCTAGTCCCCTTTGGTGAGGTTAGGGGAGAATATCTTCCCTTGCAATTGCTAGCATCTGgaggccacctgcattcctcGGGTTTTGACTCAATCCCTGGCTTCATTTGTCACATCTACGTCTTCCTTTTATCCTCTTGCCTCCCTTTTATAAGGATCATTGTGTTGATATTTAGGGTCCAGGATAATCTTCTCATCTCATGATCTTCagcttaatcacatctgcaaagcccATTTTACCATATAAGGTAGCAGTCACAGTTTCTGATGATTAGGACATGGATATCTTTAGGGGATGGTTATTTAGCTTACCACTGcatcataaaatgaaaatcttgGGCTAAACTCTCTAATGTTACTTCCTACTCAATCCACAGTTCTGTGTAGATAAAAAGAGGTGCTGTCAttgagatttttacatttttaagaggcCTGGTTTTACAAAAAGAAGATGCTAGTGTGATGACTAACAATATGTTATTGTGTATTCTGACATTGAGTCCACAATATCATTTGGTAATAGTATTGCTTCTTGAGCAGCAACagtcacatatgagtgaagttaTCTATCTGTGTGACTAAAGCAGGAAGTTTTCACAAGTCAAGGTGACCTGGGTATAATCTCAGGGAAGCAGATCTAGGAATGGGAtagtggggcccctgggtggcacagtggtgatcccggggtcctggaattgagtcctactcttccctctgcctatgcctctgcctctctctctcatgaataaataaataaaatctttttaaaaaaagtaatgggaTAGCGCTTTGATATGTGGAATCCTATTCAATTGTATTGTACCTTGCTTGGAGATGGGCAAGATGGAGAGCTGGTGACTCAGAGAAgtccagaaaaaaagagagtcaaAAGCAATCACTTGCACTGTGTATCTGAGCACTGCACAGAGGAGAGAGTATCTTGGCTAACAGACGACTCTTAACGGTTTCAGTGATAAGGGTTCAGtccgggttttctttctttctttttctttctttctttctttctttctttctttctttctttctttctttctttgtctttcttttttaaaaatattttatttacattgaatttgccaacatatagtataatacccagtgctcatcccatcaagtgccctccttagcaTCCATTCAGTCTGGGTTTCTAAAATACCTTGCTCCCAGAGAGAAGACATGTCTAGCTGATACAAGCTAGATacatttgatttgatttgctagATGGCTACACTTTTTGTGGCAAGTGTATAAATCAATATTTGATTTACATTCTATAGTTCATTGACTTTAAGACTCACCaatgaagcagttatcaaaaagaAATACTGGTATATTCGATGTACATTCCACATTGAACCCAAATTTGGAAGtgtcaaaataaatggaaatttttgaaaatggagAGCACAGAGGTGTAAAAGTTCCTGGGAGTTTGCTCCATGAGATATGCTCTAAGGGTTGCCAATGTAATATCATGGTCTTATGGTTGTCCATCCACCTTTGTCTTGCTCTACCTTTCCCTCCACAGGTTTTACCTAAATAAATTCTCTTCCTTGGCCTTGGCTTTTTCCTTCTTAGATGATTTGAACTAATATGATCGCCTTCTTCAGGAAATGTGTCTTTGTTTCACCACTTGCTCTCTTTTGGCTGTGGCTTAATCAGCAACCAACTAGAATGATTTTGTCTGAAAACCTTCTAGCATGtacccagaaataatatttggAAGGAAAGCTGGATCCAGCATGCAGTATGTGGGAATATGGGAGTAATGTCACCCTCTGCCCTATACCTCCATTGGTTATTGATTTTTCAATATCTTTGATTGTTTCCACCTCTATGGAGACATTGTCTGTCCATACTGACCAAAACTGGGTTTGAAAAGTTGGCTTTTCATacctttgaattttctttccagAAGGAAGGTGGCAGCAACTGAACAGGCAGGTGAGTCTTCATAGTTCTAGGAGAAGGCATTTTCTTGGCCAACTCCAGACCTGGGAAAGAAGGCCACACCATTTAGCTAAACACTTTTCAGCAGCTCTATGaattcaatattattattttgttaaatatctgTAATGAGATTTACCAAATAGTTGCCTCTGCCTAAAATTATGGCTTATATGTTTAAATGCTCCCCACCTAATGACACCTTTACTGTCCATTCAGCTAGAGGAAAGCACTAATAAGATACTAGAAACCATGCAGGCAACGATACTTTCCTTATTTGCTGGTTATTGGTTGTACTTGTGTGGGAGGATAAAGATGTGCTGGGAGGTCTGAGGCTGCTGACCCCAATAATTACTTGGATATTTGTCCTTTGgggcttttctgtttcttcaatgGGAAGTAGATAAAGGCAGCTGGAAAAAAGCTGGCATCCCTCTTAAGGGAGGAGGGCTATTGGCCAGTTCTACAAGGCTAACAGTTCCATGGGAATAGCTTCAGTCTTTCTTTTAACCTTTACAGACCAATAGCAATGCCACCAGTCAAACACCAGCACTGTGCTCTGTGCTGGCAtatattttcagatgaaaaattGAGCCTTACAGTGATCAAGAAATTTCTTCAAGTTAGTAAATGTGATAGCCAGGACTGGAAATCTGTTAGACTGTGGGTGTGGAAAGCTATAGAGGGGGAGGCTTAACAGACTTTGTGGAAAGCAGCAGAGAGGCAAGGGATAATTAGATAACAGATAAAATCTTCCTTGGAAACAGAATGCCCAATGCTGAATGTTAAAATACCAAATGCAGGCTGGGATTTGGCCACACAGCACCAGATTTGGGGAAGGGCTCACAAGGGAGGCAGAGTGGCAGCCTTGGTTGAAGAAGCACAACATCTGGTGGAGAATCAGATATATAGAGAAGGGGAAGCACCCCTAGAGACCCAGCAGTGACGGGAAAGAAGGAAGTatgaggaagaaaattaaaaatcctgCAGAAGTGAAAGAAACGGCATGCTAATTCCTTCTCCCTGCCCACCACTACACCACCTGTAAGCAAAACTGCACGGCAGAGGACAGCTCAGAGAAAAGAGTGTGTTTCAAACTAGGAACTAGGgcaatgaaattaataaaaacagaaaaaagtagaTCTCATGAATACAAAACTGCTATAAAAACCAGGAAAGGCAAATCAAGACCTTTAACCTGATGAAAATGCTACCCTCAAACCCAGTTACAAACCTAAACAAAATTGTAACGTGACACTCCAAACTTAATTAAATATCCCAaacaaacatttggaaatatgAACAAATAActcagaaatatgaaaattagGAACCAAAATAGAtgtctcaccccctccccccaaaaagagaaaaaggggacAATTGAAGAGATTCAATGGAaatcaggagaaaaatataagaaaaaagacaCAGTAACATAAGAAGTGAGGATTAAATCATAAGGTTGACAATGAAGGatagttttgaaagaaaatttaatataagttgttggaaaaaaagaaagagacaaccAGGAGACAGGCAGtgaggaaataaataagtaaaaagggTCAGAGAGAAGGTGTTTGAGTTGGAAGACAGGCACAGCAGCTCTAACTTGGACATAAACTGCAGtcctgagaagaaaatgaaaacagtgaaaTAGAAGTAATATTTAAACCTGTAACCTGAAAAAGCTTTCTGGAAAAGAAGACTTGAATTTGCCTCTGTCGAGATTTTGGCTAAACTACTCCATAATATTGCTACCCTGTCATCCATTCTGTGTGGCTAGGTGACCTGCAGGGGCTTTGAGCTGACCTTGCCCCTCCTGCCAGCTCATGCCCAGGGGCACAACAGCCTGCAGAAACTCCCCAATATCCCTGGGATCAACAGTCTCCTTGCTTCCCAGGACCTTTCCCTTGAGCACTCCCTTAGATAAGACCCCTGCAGAGTTTACTTAACCCTGCTCCTTTTGGTTTGAATTGACCAATCTGGATTTAGCCCAGGAACCCCAAAGTTTTCCTTCTGTGGACCCTAATAAGGGCATGTGTCCCAggtcctgtctctctgcctgcatCCTGTCTTCATCTTTCTGTTTGGCCCCTTGAGGCATGCCCTGTGCTTCCCCCAAGACCTGGGAGTAGTAAACCTCTCTATTTCAATTCCCTGTGGTCTTTTCTTGAACTGAGGCTCACCAGCCCACCTGGGGCTCTACTTAACAAATGTTAGCTTAACAAAGTCACAGTTGGCTTCACAAGCAGGGTAAGACTGAGTCAGTTTCCCTTTGATAATGAGAAATGCATTTTAGCTGCAAATGGCTTATCAACTGGCTTTCTCAGGTGGTAGGAGTCCATTGCCTACTGGACTTTGTGCACTGCTTTGTGCTATTGCATACGTCCATTCAGAGAGGCTGCTTGAAGTTCCCATCCCAAAAGTACAAGCTCCCCCAAAAGCAATCAGAGTTCTATCAAACCTCAAGAGTATTGCTAATTGCATGTAGATGTGTTTTCCTTTCATTAATGCCCAGGGGGTACACACTTGCTAAGTATTAGACTTTGAGTGTGATTCTCAGCTCTTAGCACAGACCCACTTGCTTACTGTTAGGGACAACTGGCTAAGAATTTCGCAAGGTCTGTTGCTCTTAGTTAATAGAGGGGAACATGTGAGTTGTAAACCTTGCCCAAGTGTGGGACCAGATAGAGACGCAGTGCCCCTAAGAGGAGATTCTCCTGACTTGATTGGCTGTGCCTGTAGGACGCACTAGGACTCTGAGTTCTAATCTGGATGATAGGGATGCCCTCACTGGGGAAGTCATGGCCCCTCAAAAAGGCAAGAGTGGCTGGGGCCTGTGGACCCTCTGTCACTGTGTACCTTGCTGCTGTGGAACCTTGTTCCCTGGCCCCAGGGGAAACATGGTCCCACTCCTGGTGTGTACTGTACAAAATCTAATGACCTAATACAAATGACCTAAGCACCTGGTACCTGCACCAACTAAAGTGCCTGAGGAAAGTAGCCAGCTTCCCACTAAATGTAAAACACTTGTAAAGGTGGCATGGGCACTGATCAGTGTCAAGATGTACCAACATGCCAAGGCACTGGCTCTATACTCTTGGGGCCTAGGGGCCAGCCCTAATCATCCTGCCACTGCTGGGCTAATTGAGGCTGATCCCAAACTCAATGAGGTGGATTTAGGACACCTTGGAGAGGGAAGCAGCTGGCACTGGCCACTGGGGATGTCTGCCACAGTGACAATACACAAGATcaaatctgggggggggggggttaataGGAATTAGAAACTGAAATTTGAAACTTTACATGCCTTtagactaaaaatattttaaaagactatagAGCATAAGATAGGAAAAGGGGCTGACTGGCTGTTGAAAGTGTTTAATACAGGCTGCAGCTATTACTTAATCCACAGTCATGAGTCAACTAGCCAGTATTTACAAGAACCCTCAAATGTTTAACCTTTTAAAGACTCCCAAAGCCTGAAGGTCAGGAACGCCTGCATgacccagcggttgagcatctgcctacagctcagggggtgatcctggggtcctgggatcagtcccacatcaggctccccagagggagcctgcttctccttctgcctatgtctctgcctctctctatgtctctcatgaataaataaatacaatcttaaaaaaaaaaaaaaaaaaaaaagaagcctgaagGTCAAATTCTGGAGAGACACAGGTGATCCGAACTACAACCCACAAGGGGCTGTTCTAAGACTAATTCAACCAGAGTTAAAGCAAAAGCTGTAGCTGAGgatgatctcagtgtcataaCTGGAATTTCTAATCACAAGGGAGAATCCAAACCCAAAGGTCCTAAAGATATAGAGGGAAAATCCTATCCTCTGCTTacttggattttttgttttttattttattttattttattttattttattttattttattttattttattttattttattttattttattttttattggtgttcaatttgccaacatatagaataacacccagtgctcatcccatcaagtgcccccctcagtgcccataacccagtcacccccaccccccactcacctccccttccaccacccctagttcgtttcccagagttaggagtctgtcatgttccgtctccctttctgatatttcccacacattttttctcccttcccctttgttccctttcactattttttatattccccaaatgaatgagaacatataatgtttgtccttctccgattgacttatttcactcagcataataccttccagttccatccatgttgaagcaaatggtgggtatctgtcatttctaatggctgagtaatattccattgtatacataaaccacatcttctttatccattcctcttttgatggacaccgaggctccttccacagtttggctattgtgaccattgctgctataaacatcggggtgcaggtgtcccggcgtttcattgcatctgtatccttggggtaaatccccagcagtgcaattgctgggtcatagggcaggtctatttttaactctttgaggaacctccacacagttttccagagtggctgcaccagttcacattcccaccaacagtgcaagagggttcccctttctccgcatcctctccaacatttttggtttcctgccttgttaattttccccattctcactggtgtgaggtggtatctcattgtggttttgatttgtatttccctgatggcaagtgacgcagagcattttctcatgtgcttgttggccatgtctatgtcttcctctgtgagatttctcttcatgtcttttgcccatttcatgattggattgtttgtatctttgttgttgagtttagtaagttctttatagatcttggaaactagccctttatctgataggccatttgcaaatatcttctcccattctgcaggttgtcttttagttttgttgactgtatcctttgctgtgcaaaagcttcttatcttgatgaagtcccaatagttcattttagcttttgtttcccttgccttcatagatggatgttgcaagaagttgctgtggccaagttcaaaaagggtgttgcctgtgttgtcctctaggattttgatggaatcttgtctcacatttagatctttcatccattttgactttgtctttgtgtatggtgtaagagaatggcctagtttcattcttctgcatgtgaatgtccaatgttcccagcaccatttattgaagagactgtcttttttccagtggatagtctttcctcctttgtcaaatattagttgaccataaagttgagggtccacttctggattctctgttctgttccattgatctatgtgtctgtttttgtgccagtaccacactgtcttgatgaccacagctttgtaatacaacctgaaatctggcattgtgatgcccccagctatggttttcttttttaatataccactggctattcggagtcttttctgaatccacacaaatcttaaaataatttgttccaactctctgaagaaagtccatggtattttgatagggattgcattaaacgtgtaaattgccctgggtaacattgacattttcacaatattaattcttccaatccatgagcatggaatatttttccatctctttgtgtcttcctcaatttctttcagtgcTTACTTGGATTTTAATGGCTTAGGACAGAGCCTGCCCTTCTAACATAGTTATTACTACAAAGGCTCAAAGCCAGTGGAAGGCCTTAAGTGAAGTCCAGCTCCATCCCCATATGATTGATATGGTTCAGTGGGTCTATCACTCCATTGGATATAGCAACCCATTCAGATAATCTGGTTTCATCTCCAGTTCTGAGGGAGCCTCAATTGACCCTGAATCTAGAGAATTCTTCTTCTAAGGAGCATCCCCTTCTCCTACTGAATGACAGGGCCAAACTTCATTTTACAGGGACTTCCCATAATGTTCAAGAGGCCATGCTGGGGATAGACATGACAGCTCTTCATAAGGGAGGTGGTTCCAAATTCTGAAATTTTACAGTCCATAAGTCATGCCCAAAACCTTAGGGCCAGCATGTTTCCCACCACCTGGTCCTGTAACCCCCATGCCAGTCCCAATAGGCATCAACTCCCAGGATGGCCCTAAATAGTACTAGGCTTTA
It includes:
- the LOC144323900 gene encoding sulfotransferase 1C1-like, encoding MPLEEMKDLQLVGKYIEPETTEVNGILMTKIISDNWDNIWNFQAKSDDLLIASYAKSGTTWTQEIVDLIQNDGDVQRCQRANTFDRHPFIEWALPPPLNSGLELAKKMPSPRTMKTHLPVQLLPPSFWKENSKIIYVARNAKDCLVSYYHFSRMCKLVPHPGTWEEYIEAFKAGKLLWGSWYDHVKGWWNAKDQHPILYLFYEDIKEDPRREIQKILKFLEKEMPEEILNKIIYHTSFDIMKQNPMANYTTLPTNLMDQSISPFMRKGMPGDWKNHFTVAQNEEFDKDYQKKMAGTTLTFRTEI